Genomic DNA from Armatimonadota bacterium:
TTCGTGCCATTCTTCACGACGAAAACAAAAGGAACAGGCTTGGGGCTTTCGATAGTCCGCAAAATTATAGAAAACCACGGCGGTACGATACGGGTGCAAAGCGAAGTAGGAAAAGGAACAACTTTCGAGATAACCTTGCCTATAAGGAGCGATAGAGCTAGAATTTTGTCTTCGGAAGTTGATACCATAACACAAAGAGAGGAAGCAGAGTTATTAAGACGTAGCCATCAACGTGAGATTCCCACGTAAAAGAACCCATCATTAGTAGGAAGGAATGGTATGGAAAACAATAAGATAATACTCATAGTTGACGACGAACCGAATATTAGACGCGTGCTCGACGCTGTTTTTACAAAGGAAAAATACCAAGTATTTACCGCTGAGAATGGCAAAAAAGCCCTCGACATAATTGCAACGGAGCCGGGGTTGTCTGTTATGCTTTGTGACCTCATAATGCCTGACCTTAATGGCATTGAGGTTCTCAAAGCGGCAAAAGAGCTAAATCCCAATTTATCGGTTGTTATGATAACAGCCCATGGCACAATCAAGAGCGCAGTTGATGCAATGAAGCTTGGGGCTTTCGATTATGTAACAAAGCCCTTCGATATGGATGAAATTAAACTAATTGTAAAAAACGCTTATGAACGTAGCCGTCTTCTGGGCGAAAACATCGAGTTAAAACAAGAGCTAAAAGCGCGCTACCGTTTCGACAATATTGTCGGAAGCAGCACGAAAATGCAGGAAGTTTATAAAATCGTAGAGCGTGTTGCAAATAGTAATGCAACTGTGCTAATCCGAGGTGAAAGTGGAACAGGTAAGGAGCTAATCGCTCGCGCAATACATTACAACAGTCCAAGAAGCTCAAAACCGTTTATCGCAGTATCATGTGCTGCCTTACCTGAAACGTTGCTAGAAAGTGAGCTTTTTGGTCATGAAAAAGGCGCATTCACAGGAGCGATAGGTCAAAAGGCTGGTCGTTTTGAACTTGCCCATCAAGGAACTTTATTCCTTGACGAAGTTCCGGAGATATCCCCGTCTGTGCAAGTAAAACTACTTCGAGCTCTGCAGGA
This window encodes:
- a CDS encoding sigma-54 dependent transcriptional regulator; amino-acid sequence: MENNKIILIVDDEPNIRRVLDAVFTKEKYQVFTAENGKKALDIIATEPGLSVMLCDLIMPDLNGIEVLKAAKELNPNLSVVMITAHGTIKSAVDAMKLGAFDYVTKPFDMDEIKLIVKNAYERSRLLGENIELKQELKARYRFDNIVGSSTKMQEVYKIVERVANSNATVLIRGESGTGKELIARAIHYNSPRSSKPFIAVSCAALPETLLESELFGHEKGAFTGAIGQKAGRFELAHQGTLFLDEVPEISPSVQVKLLRALQEREFERVGGTKTIKVDVRVIAATNRNLEELVEHGQFRADLYYRLQVIQIFLPPLRERREDIPELVEFFINKYNKANNKEVKGVSSQVMDLFMKYNWPGNVRELENAIERGVVLTEPGADLITPDLLPMTIQVAAETS